The following are encoded in a window of Flavobacterium sp. WC2421 genomic DNA:
- a CDS encoding DUF6520 family protein — translation MKTRIVQKALPFAAIVLAVAGAFAANISRTNVSTYADVNGRIPSTCAETSVVCSDNFNPQMCTNGAQQLYKLNAAGTACPQALYKKIQ, via the coding sequence ATGAAAACACGTATTGTACAAAAGGCGTTGCCTTTTGCAGCTATTGTTTTAGCAGTAGCAGGGGCTTTTGCAGCCAACATTTCCAGAACCAATGTCAGCACTTACGCTGATGTTAACGGACGAATTCCTTCCACTTGTGCCGAAACAAGTGTTGTTTGTTCGGATAATTTTAATCCACAAATGTGTACTAATGGTGCTCAACAGTTGTACAAACTAAATGCAGCAGGTACAGCTTGTCCTCAGGCTCTTTACAAAAAGATTCAGTAG
- a CDS encoding MauE/DoxX family redox-associated membrane protein, with amino-acid sequence MKLSSSTESIIVKGVSLLYAVLFVYAAVSKLLDFENFQVQLGQSPLLSAFASWVSWAVPIIELLISLLLIFPKYRLIGFFSAFSLMILFTTYIIIILNFSSFVPCSCGGILEKMNWTQHLIFNIVFVLLALVGILILGQNEITAQVKKWKPIFIALPIVFVCSISVVILLFIVSEDIIHHRNNFIRRFPHHPILKTHEKDIHFNSYYIAGIADGKIYLGNITAPLNILVLDTSLQHQERFVIQLKNENIAFRRIALKVKPPYFYVFDGTVPTILSGSIKDWKASQLMKGKAYFSLSEPINSKTFVFRAVSSTMHNSILGLLRISDTIQVRLAPHLLQKQIDGLFDTDGMLLYNEQLQKVIYTYYYRNQYLVIDTNLKLNYIGHTIDTTSRARIKVAYIHSRNQSKLSAPPLLVNKGTSTYGNYLFVNAGLMGLYEPEEMWRTASIIDVYDFRHKRYDFSFYINNEEQHKMEHFQVVDNLVVALIGHKIVTYRLYNKGFHPANFKSKMGNTIGL; translated from the coding sequence ATGAAATTATCTTCCTCCACAGAAAGTATTATTGTCAAAGGTGTTAGCTTGCTGTATGCTGTATTGTTTGTTTACGCAGCAGTTAGTAAACTACTTGATTTTGAGAATTTTCAGGTTCAGCTAGGGCAATCACCCTTACTAAGTGCTTTTGCGAGTTGGGTTTCATGGGCTGTCCCAATTATTGAATTGCTTATTTCCTTACTTCTGATTTTTCCAAAATATCGACTTATTGGATTCTTTTCCGCTTTTAGTTTGATGATTCTATTTACTACTTATATCATCATTATTTTAAATTTCAGTTCTTTTGTTCCCTGTTCCTGTGGGGGTATTCTTGAAAAGATGAATTGGACTCAACATCTTATTTTTAATATTGTTTTTGTTTTGTTAGCTTTAGTTGGGATTCTAATACTAGGGCAAAATGAAATAACGGCACAAGTCAAAAAATGGAAACCTATTTTTATAGCTCTTCCAATCGTATTTGTTTGCAGCATTTCCGTTGTGATTTTACTTTTTATAGTATCAGAAGATATTATTCATCATCGCAACAATTTTATTCGTCGTTTTCCTCACCACCCAATATTAAAAACACATGAAAAGGATATTCATTTTAATTCTTATTATATAGCGGGAATAGCTGATGGGAAAATATATTTAGGTAATATTACTGCCCCGTTAAATATACTTGTTTTAGATACAAGCTTGCAACATCAAGAGCGATTCGTGATACAGCTTAAAAATGAAAATATTGCTTTTCGAAGAATTGCTCTAAAGGTTAAACCTCCTTATTTCTATGTTTTTGATGGAACAGTCCCAACTATTTTGAGTGGAAGTATCAAAGATTGGAAAGCATCACAATTAATGAAAGGCAAAGCTTATTTTTCTTTATCTGAGCCCATTAATTCGAAAACTTTTGTTTTTCGAGCTGTAAGCAGTACAATGCATAATTCTATTTTAGGACTTTTAAGGATTAGTGATACCATTCAAGTAAGATTAGCTCCTCATTTATTGCAAAAACAAATTGATGGACTTTTCGATACAGACGGGATGCTTTTGTATAACGAACAACTTCAGAAAGTTATTTATACCTACTATTATCGCAATCAATATCTTGTCATAGATACTAATTTAAAGCTGAATTATATAGGACATACAATTGATACGACTAGTCGTGCTCGTATTAAAGTAGCTTACATTCATTCTAGAAATCAAAGCAAACTTTCAGCCCCTCCGTTATTAGTTAACAAAGGCACTTCAACTTATGGGAATTACCTTTTTGTGAATGCTGGTTTAATGGGATTGTATGAGCCGGAAGAAATGTGGCGAACTGCTTCTATTATTGATGTTTATGATTTTAGGCATAAACGTTATGATTTCAGCTTTTATATTAATAATGAAGAGCAACATAAGATGGAACATTTTCAGGTTGTGGATAATTTAGTAGTTGCATTAATCGGTCATAAAATTGTTACGTATCGTTTGTATAATAAAGGGTTTCATCCGGCAAATTTTAAATCAAAAATGGGAAATACAATAGGCCTATAA
- a CDS encoding helix-turn-helix domain-containing protein: MNQEINLQRMRSMSQMLLEMAGGNFSNRIQRTEEDDELEGLVVLMNMVAEEMKESVFHAGFINPHHSYRNLVQSTFILDECFVIKSYNSEASVLLNLTPDLLYDTLFKNLLSEDSLCFWNRLEEEILLDPDYHATVQLIYIAQNKLLVPVYCTISRLMNCSKILISFVTTVVEETISKSAMITPESKDLPIFLSRPSDILIIQNVYDYILEHLDSPLPSVKELSYIFGTNENKLKYGFKQLFRTSIYQFYIIERLKKAHLLIQQTKIPLKSIATMTGFNTYPNFSKGFKKHFGYTPMDIKRKF; this comes from the coding sequence ATGAATCAAGAAATTAATCTGCAGCGTATGCGCAGTATGTCTCAAATGCTTCTTGAAATGGCAGGAGGTAATTTTAGTAATCGAATTCAAAGAACAGAAGAGGATGATGAACTAGAAGGATTAGTTGTGCTTATGAATATGGTTGCCGAGGAAATGAAGGAGTCTGTTTTTCACGCGGGTTTTATAAATCCTCATCATTCCTACAGGAATCTAGTTCAAAGTACTTTTATCTTAGATGAGTGTTTTGTCATTAAAAGTTATAATTCCGAAGCCTCTGTTTTATTAAACTTAACTCCTGATTTGTTATATGATACGTTATTTAAGAATTTGTTATCCGAAGATTCATTGTGTTTTTGGAATCGTTTAGAAGAAGAAATATTGTTAGACCCTGACTATCATGCTACAGTGCAATTAATTTATATTGCGCAAAATAAATTATTAGTTCCTGTGTATTGTACTATTTCAAGGCTAATGAACTGCTCAAAAATTTTAATTAGTTTCGTAACTACCGTAGTAGAAGAAACTATTTCGAAATCTGCTATGATTACTCCAGAAAGTAAAGATCTACCGATTTTCTTAAGTAGACCTTCGGATATATTAATAATTCAAAATGTTTATGATTATATTTTAGAACATTTGGATAGTCCGTTACCTTCTGTTAAGGAACTCTCTTATATTTTTGGTACGAATGAAAATAAATTAAAATACGGATTTAAGCAACTCTTTCGGACGAGCATCTACCAATTTTATATCATTGAGCGGTTGAAAAAAGCGCATCTTTTAATTCAGCAGACCAAAATTCCTTTAAAAAGTATTGCTACTATGACAGGCTTTAACACTTATCCTAATTTTTCGAAAGGTTTTAAAAAGCATTTTGGGTATACTCCGATGGATATTAAAAGAAAATTTTGA
- a CDS encoding prolyl oligopeptidase family serine peptidase yields MNKRMNLKGNTNWIFLLLILGIGSSWSQSFSKRQLKPADYPLWSTLSDEKISEDGNWISYKLNYHSAQDTLFVQNTQTAKKKYFPTAENGLFSPDSKWWIAQDSKKGMALLNLKSGVLQWIQNISKYEFVAGGKYVVLTKQESQKEESLHILHLQTGKEQTINGVSEYRFNGDGTLLAYVTPKENTVKLIRMNSNFNSATLVQEKEGDFKYLTWNSKGDVLSFLQESNIVTAKLKNHKLYYITQLEQKPKIVVLDPLLSTDFFKDKHIVIPFARVPLEISEDGKRIFFYLAAAVPQKEENEIVQIWSSVVTGVHHGQQLDPSHIPKLAVWWPEENKIVQIGTDDLPNVLLTGNQNYALTFNNQAYEPQYEFEAIPDFYLTDLNTGKSSLVVKKQLHSIGNIGAPPQGRYINYFKDKKWWIYDPILKKQTNVTTLIPSAVYNLEFDQPGATPPYGSPGWTQDGKLIVYDQYDIWTVTPDGENAKRLTQGREQKIRFRIYQNENDIINTSSNLPTRTFNFTKGTILEALGDNKASGYYYLESNGQCNVMVYKKARISMLKKAKQSEKYLYKEESFESSPKLQLWSKIMKKEQLVLKTNPQQDKFSWGHAELISYTNQKGQPLKGVLFYPAGFQSSKKYPMIVHLYERQSGMMHHYINPTQYNSDGFNPTNYTFDDYLVFYPDIAYEVGTPGQSAVSCVQEAIDTVLAKGIVESNHIGLIGGSFGGYETAYIISQTNRFATAVVGAACTDLVSNYLSMESSGERSHMWRYESAQLRMGASLFDNYKGYIENSPIAHASSINTPVLIWTGQQDPNVNWTQSIELHLALQRLQKPHTFLVYPGQGHAIGKPESQIDLDTRVKEWFDLYLKGIPFSTKRI; encoded by the coding sequence ATGAATAAGAGGATGAATTTAAAAGGGAATACGAACTGGATTTTTCTCCTTTTGATACTTGGGATTGGCTCTTCTTGGAGCCAATCCTTTTCAAAAAGGCAACTTAAACCCGCAGACTATCCATTATGGAGTACCCTCTCAGATGAAAAAATTTCAGAAGATGGAAATTGGATAAGCTACAAACTGAATTATCATTCAGCACAGGACACATTATTTGTACAAAACACACAAACTGCGAAGAAAAAGTATTTTCCAACAGCAGAAAATGGACTTTTTAGTCCAGACAGTAAATGGTGGATTGCGCAAGATTCAAAGAAAGGAATGGCATTACTAAACTTAAAATCGGGTGTACTGCAATGGATTCAAAACATTTCCAAATATGAGTTTGTAGCTGGAGGAAAATATGTAGTTCTAACGAAACAGGAATCACAGAAGGAAGAGTCTCTCCACATACTCCATTTACAAACGGGTAAAGAACAGACGATCAATGGAGTTTCAGAATATCGTTTTAATGGGGATGGTACTCTTTTAGCCTACGTAACACCAAAAGAAAATACAGTGAAGCTGATTCGAATGAATTCCAATTTTAATAGTGCGACATTAGTTCAAGAAAAAGAAGGGGATTTTAAATACCTTACGTGGAATAGTAAAGGCGATGTACTCTCCTTTTTACAGGAATCTAATATCGTGACCGCTAAACTAAAAAACCACAAGCTATACTACATAACCCAATTAGAACAAAAACCTAAAATAGTAGTTTTAGACCCATTATTGTCGACAGATTTCTTTAAAGACAAACATATTGTAATTCCCTTTGCTCGCGTGCCGCTTGAAATTTCAGAAGATGGCAAACGAATCTTCTTTTACCTAGCTGCTGCAGTTCCTCAAAAGGAAGAAAACGAAATAGTGCAAATATGGAGTAGTGTTGTAACAGGCGTACATCATGGTCAACAGCTAGACCCTTCCCATATTCCTAAATTGGCAGTATGGTGGCCAGAGGAAAATAAAATAGTCCAAATAGGAACAGATGATTTGCCAAACGTATTGTTAACTGGGAATCAAAACTATGCATTGACATTTAATAATCAAGCATATGAACCTCAATATGAATTTGAGGCAATACCCGACTTCTACCTGACCGATTTAAATACAGGAAAAAGCAGTTTAGTAGTAAAGAAACAGCTCCATTCCATTGGAAATATAGGAGCACCACCACAGGGCAGGTATATCAATTACTTTAAAGATAAAAAATGGTGGATATACGATCCTATATTGAAAAAACAGACCAATGTTACAACACTAATTCCCTCAGCCGTTTATAACTTGGAATTCGATCAGCCAGGAGCAACGCCACCTTATGGTAGTCCGGGTTGGACACAGGACGGTAAGCTTATTGTGTACGACCAGTATGATATTTGGACAGTAACTCCAGATGGGGAAAACGCCAAAAGACTAACCCAAGGTCGGGAGCAAAAAATTCGTTTCAGAATCTACCAAAATGAAAATGACATCATAAATACCTCATCTAATTTACCAACCCGTACTTTTAACTTTACTAAAGGAACGATACTTGAAGCCTTGGGCGATAATAAAGCCTCAGGATATTATTACTTGGAAAGCAATGGTCAGTGCAATGTGATGGTATATAAAAAGGCAAGAATCAGCATGCTGAAAAAGGCAAAGCAAAGTGAAAAATATCTGTATAAAGAAGAGTCGTTTGAGAGTTCACCAAAATTACAGCTTTGGAGCAAAATCATGAAAAAAGAGCAGCTGGTATTGAAAACAAATCCGCAGCAGGATAAATTCTCCTGGGGACATGCTGAACTGATTTCTTATACAAACCAAAAAGGACAACCCTTGAAAGGAGTACTATTTTATCCTGCAGGTTTTCAATCTAGTAAAAAATATCCTATGATTGTTCACCTATACGAAAGACAATCGGGAATGATGCATCACTATATTAATCCTACACAATACAATTCGGATGGGTTTAATCCAACTAATTATACATTCGATGACTATTTAGTATTCTATCCAGACATTGCCTATGAAGTAGGAACACCAGGACAATCTGCCGTTTCATGCGTACAAGAAGCTATTGATACTGTTCTAGCGAAGGGCATCGTAGAATCCAATCACATTGGTTTGATAGGCGGTTCCTTTGGAGGATATGAGACTGCTTATATTATTTCACAAACTAATAGGTTTGCAACAGCAGTCGTGGGTGCCGCCTGTACAGATCTAGTCAGTAATTATTTAAGTATGGAATCCAGTGGCGAGCGCTCCCATATGTGGCGCTATGAATCCGCACAATTGCGAATGGGTGCCTCTTTGTTTGACAATTACAAAGGATATATTGAAAACTCACCTATAGCACACGCTTCCTCCATAAATACACCAGTGTTGATTTGGACGGGCCAGCAAGACCCTAACGTGAATTGGACGCAAAGCATCGAACTACATTTAGCGTTACAAAGACTGCAAAAACCACATACGTTTCTGGTATATCCCGGCCAAGGCCATGCCATTGGTAAACCCGAATCACAAATAGACCTCGATACAAGAGTAAAAGAATGGTTCGATTTGTATCTTAAAGGAATCCCTTTTTCCACAAAAAGAATCTAA